A single Nostoc sp. GT001 DNA region contains:
- a CDS encoding transposase, with amino-acid sequence MYNCQQILIHPNQELKAILEFICSESNKLANCTIYYARQIWFKAKRYITKFELHHQMKSNRHFQTLYSQASQQLCSSVYESFASFKQLNTLYKRGELTDKPSPPKYRKDGLNLVTYPKQPLRLKDGQIKIPLSSLVKIWFKLDYFTLPMPSNLRFEDIRELRILPRNRCFFVEFVYKTNPVASDVDKSRVLGIDHGLNNWLTCVSNLGKSFIIDGRHFKSLNRWYNKLLATIRKNKPQGFWSNKLAAITEKRNRQVRDAINKAARIVINHCIKNRIGRVVFGWGQGIKQQTNLGKKRNQQFVQIPTARLKGRIKQLCQQYGIEFIETEEANTSAASFVDGDTLPKHGEKPDGWKSSGRRVKRGLFRTSQNWYINADCNGAANIIRKVSTTLSLNLSGVSRGSLTTPTRIYIWVTAKKKRGNEVLARCIVSA; translated from the coding sequence TTGTACAATTGTCAACAAATTTTAATTCATCCAAACCAAGAATTGAAAGCTATTTTAGAGTTCATCTGTTCAGAATCGAATAAGTTAGCAAACTGCACCATTTACTATGCTCGTCAAATCTGGTTTAAGGCGAAACGCTATATAACTAAGTTTGAATTACACCACCAGATGAAATCAAATCGACATTTTCAAACACTCTATTCTCAGGCTTCTCAGCAGTTGTGCAGCTCTGTGTATGAGTCGTTTGCATCTTTCAAACAACTTAACACATTGTACAAACGTGGTGAATTGACAGACAAGCCAAGTCCTCCAAAGTATAGAAAAGATGGTTTGAACTTGGTTACTTATCCTAAACAACCATTAAGGCTAAAAGACGGACAAATCAAAATACCTCTTAGTTCCCTAGTAAAAATATGGTTTAAGTTAGATTACTTTACTCTACCTATGCCCTCAAACTTGCGATTTGAGGATATTAGAGAGTTAAGAATTTTACCGAGGAATCGCTGTTTTTTTGTAGAGTTCGTCTATAAGACTAATCCTGTTGCATCAGATGTAGATAAAAGCAGGGTGTTAGGAATTGACCACGGATTGAATAACTGGTTAACCTGTGTTTCTAACCTTGGCAAAAGCTTTATTATTGATGGTCGGCATTTCAAAAGTTTAAATCGTTGGTATAACAAACTCCTCGCAACAATTAGAAAGAACAAACCTCAAGGTTTTTGGTCAAATAAACTTGCTGCTATCACTGAAAAACGTAACAGACAAGTTAGAGATGCCATTAATAAAGCTGCACGAATTGTTATTAACCATTGCATAAAAAACCGAATTGGACGGGTCGTGTTTGGCTGGGGACAAGGAATCAAACAACAGACTAATCTAGGGAAGAAACGCAACCAGCAATTTGTACAAATCCCAACTGCTAGGCTCAAAGGGCGAATTAAGCAACTGTGCCAGCAGTATGGCATTGAGTTTATAGAGACAGAAGAAGCTAACACCTCAGCAGCATCATTTGTTGATGGGGATACACTACCAAAACACGGTGAAAAACCCGATGGGTGGAAATCTTCTGGTCGCAGAGTAAAACGCGGATTGTTCCGCACGAGCCAGAATTGGTATATTAATGCAGATTGCAACGGAGCAGCCAATATCATCCGCAAAGTAAGCACAACACTTAGTTTAAACTTAAGTGGAGTGTCTAGGGGGTCATTGACTACCCCCACCCGGATCTATATCTGGGTGACAGCTAAGAAGAAACGGGGTAACGAGGTTTTAGCCCGTTGCATAGTTTCCGCTTAG
- a CDS encoding cyclic GMP-AMP synthase DncV-like nucleotidyltransferase: MANVQYQMINFHEAIKLKRFDENEVLREKRDRILARLDSGLIKIFEIEGLKPPKYEIFDQGSYAMGTGTKPVDGHYDIDTGIRFKICYLDYPDPVKVKTWVYLALNGHTQRVEIRRPCVTVFYQQEGEPIYHVDLAVYSDQDCNPDGKMYLAKGKLNSAIEHRFWQESDPQTFIHLIKNHFLDREDDKQFRRIIRYLKRWKDVKFSSDGNAAPIGIGITVAAYHWFNPVYTRDSFTNIKNYNDLEALRCFVNAMLAKFQNVYFNSNIVQRLIVELPVSPHNDLFEKMTDNQMADFQEKLEILLEAIGEAQQKADPVEACKILQKQFGDDFPIPSREDTAQKRPPAIISSSASA, encoded by the coding sequence ATGGCAAATGTACAATACCAAATGATTAATTTTCATGAAGCAATCAAACTTAAGCGCTTCGATGAGAATGAAGTGCTTCGTGAAAAACGCGATCGCATTCTCGCTCGTCTGGACTCTGGACTGATAAAAATCTTTGAGATCGAAGGTTTGAAACCACCAAAGTACGAAATTTTTGACCAGGGTAGTTACGCAATGGGTACTGGTACTAAACCAGTTGATGGGCATTACGACATTGATACAGGTATACGATTTAAAATTTGCTACTTAGACTATCCCGACCCAGTGAAAGTGAAGACATGGGTATATCTTGCTTTAAATGGACATACCCAACGAGTTGAAATTCGCCGCCCATGTGTCACAGTGTTTTACCAACAAGAAGGCGAACCCATTTACCACGTTGATTTAGCAGTTTACTCGGATCAAGACTGTAACCCAGATGGCAAAATGTATCTAGCCAAGGGGAAGTTAAATTCCGCTATAGAACATAGATTTTGGCAAGAATCTGATCCCCAAACTTTTATACATCTGATCAAAAATCACTTTTTAGACAGAGAAGATGATAAACAATTTCGCCGCATTATTCGTTACCTCAAACGCTGGAAGGATGTGAAATTCTCTAGCGACGGAAACGCAGCGCCGATTGGAATTGGCATTACTGTTGCAGCTTACCACTGGTTCAACCCAGTTTACACTCGTGACTCGTTTACAAATATAAAAAACTACAACGATTTAGAAGCCTTGCGATGCTTTGTCAACGCTATGCTTGCTAAGTTCCAAAATGTATACTTTAACAGCAACATAGTTCAACGGTTGATAGTGGAGTTACCTGTCTCTCCCCATAACGACCTGTTTGAGAAAATGACTGATAATCAAATGGCAGATTTTCAGGAGAAATTAGAAATTCTACTAGAAGCCATTGGGGAAGCTCAACAAAAAGCAGACCCTGTAGAAGCTTGCAAAATCCTTCAAAAACAATTTGGAGATGACTTTCCCATACCCAGTCGAGAAGACACGGCACAAAAACGACCACCAGCCATTATTTCCTCTAGCGCTTCAGCTTAA
- a CDS encoding E2/UBC family protein: MLDIETQLNIVASLTQEQYLHDLRILPENDLNSFKTHGVIWAIEGQVAIAGKNVALCIGVDCNFPLCLPKVFLRPSDALGFIPHVEEDGNICYLDSEGLLLNSEDPIGIIFEAIAKAVDVLQAGVKGSNKLDFMNEFGAYWQRISSKTLFAFLPIDNVLRKIFVYTDNKGTELTADNISTIKAYLNTDSQELDLLSRRTALYIPLKDGAFVLPPEPNNPWSSQDVKLIVHKNLSEENRRLLRHWGRKWKSEELVILSLPRPRGGMTLIGLLFSGVAGGHPLLSGRVKNLPIPINIQRYDLDYLLQRGGSYTKFSNFRVLLVGCGAVGGYIALALAQAGIMHLTLVDPDILKPENIYRHVLGKTALFQPKVTALKEEIESKYPYLLVTTHQQYIEQAIKDRLIDLSYFDLAIFATGDPTRELYINHLLHFTQSKSPITVFTWLEPLGIGGHSLLTRPDKPGCLQCLFTSATAINTPLYNKSAFAAYGQSFAKDDLGCGSSYIPYSFLDAQKTAESAVRLALDGLTERERGSPILSWKGTDDNFVAAGFKVSPRYLLTPDQLQASRYDYINLQCPVCGGQQA, from the coding sequence ATGCTGGATATAGAAACACAACTTAACATCGTTGCATCTCTAACACAGGAACAATATCTTCATGATCTACGTATATTACCTGAAAATGATCTGAATAGTTTCAAAACCCACGGTGTTATATGGGCAATTGAAGGACAGGTAGCTATTGCGGGTAAAAACGTAGCGTTGTGTATTGGAGTTGATTGTAACTTTCCTCTTTGCCTACCAAAAGTATTTCTGCGTCCATCAGATGCTCTTGGCTTCATTCCACATGTGGAGGAAGATGGCAACATTTGCTATTTAGATTCCGAGGGACTGCTGCTAAATTCAGAAGACCCTATTGGCATTATTTTTGAAGCGATCGCTAAAGCTGTTGATGTTCTACAAGCAGGTGTCAAAGGTTCTAATAAACTAGATTTTATGAACGAGTTCGGTGCATATTGGCAACGAATTAGTTCCAAGACTTTGTTTGCATTTTTGCCAATAGACAATGTATTACGCAAAATATTTGTTTATACGGATAACAAAGGCACAGAATTAACCGCAGACAACATTAGTACCATAAAGGCATATTTAAATACTGACAGTCAAGAACTCGATTTATTGTCAAGACGTACTGCTTTATACATTCCGCTTAAAGACGGTGCATTTGTACTTCCACCCGAACCCAATAACCCCTGGAGTAGTCAAGACGTAAAATTGATTGTCCACAAGAACTTGTCTGAAGAAAATCGTCGCTTATTAAGACATTGGGGGAGAAAGTGGAAATCGGAAGAGCTGGTTATTTTAAGTTTACCCCGTCCGCGTGGTGGAATGACCCTTATAGGTCTTTTATTTTCTGGTGTTGCTGGTGGTCATCCACTTTTATCTGGAAGAGTAAAAAATTTGCCAATACCAATTAATATTCAACGCTATGACCTTGACTACTTGCTTCAAAGAGGTGGCAGTTATACTAAATTCAGTAACTTCCGAGTTCTCCTTGTTGGATGCGGTGCGGTTGGCGGTTATATAGCCCTTGCACTAGCACAGGCAGGCATTATGCACTTGACACTGGTAGACCCTGACATTCTTAAACCAGAAAATATATATCGACACGTTTTAGGTAAGACAGCACTCTTTCAACCTAAAGTTACAGCCCTTAAAGAAGAAATCGAAAGCAAGTATCCTTATTTGTTAGTCACAACACACCAACAATACATTGAGCAAGCCATTAAAGATAGACTGATTGATTTGTCCTATTTTGATTTAGCAATTTTTGCTACAGGTGATCCCACAAGAGAACTATATATTAACCATTTATTGCATTTTACTCAATCTAAAAGTCCTATCACAGTGTTTACTTGGCTAGAACCATTAGGAATTGGGGGACACTCTTTGCTTACCCGCCCTGATAAACCAGGTTGCTTACAATGCCTTTTTACCTCAGCCACCGCAATTAACACCCCACTCTACAATAAATCGGCATTTGCTGCCTACGGCCAATCTTTTGCTAAAGATGACTTGGGCTGCGGTAGTTCATATATACCATATAGTTTTTTAGACGCGCAAAAAACAGCTGAATCTGCTGTTAGACTTGCACTCGATGGTTTAACAGAGCGTGAGCGAGGTAGTCCCATATTATCTTGGAAAGGAACTGATGATAATTTTGTAGCTGCGGGTTTTAAAGTATCTCCACGTTACTTGTTGACTCCTGACCAATTACAGGCAAGCAGGTACGACTATATTAATTTGCAATGTCCGGTCTGTGGTGGACAACAAGCATGA
- a CDS encoding Mov34/MPN/PAD-1 family protein, which produces MKSLIFRKSDESKLEISSHALLRMLAFVQDDRHKPEAGGILIGRYIRNSQDIVIDEITVPMAGDRWQRFYFWRSRQSHQQILDQSWLESGGTSTYVGEWHTHPENIPIPSDTDIKNWQARLKKDIFSGDTLFFIIIGIKFLRVWEGNKKTFIFELLNESTSNDSS; this is translated from the coding sequence ATGAAGTCACTAATCTTTAGAAAGTCAGACGAAAGCAAGCTTGAAATCAGCAGCCATGCTTTGTTACGTATGCTGGCGTTTGTTCAAGATGATCGACACAAACCTGAAGCAGGGGGAATCTTAATAGGGCGTTACATTCGTAACAGTCAAGATATTGTTATTGATGAAATAACAGTTCCAATGGCGGGCGATCGCTGGCAACGATTTTATTTCTGGCGTAGTCGCCAATCTCACCAGCAAATCCTCGATCAATCTTGGCTAGAAAGTGGGGGTACAAGTACTTATGTAGGAGAATGGCACACTCATCCTGAGAATATTCCTATACCTTCGGATACTGACATTAAAAATTGGCAGGCTCGCCTTAAAAAAGATATTTTTAGCGGAGATACTTTGTTTTTTATTATTATTGGCATAAAATTTTTACGAGTTTGGGAGGGTAATAAAAAAACTTTTATTTTTGAATTACTTAATGAAAGTACATCAAATGACAGCAGTTAA
- a CDS encoding SAVED domain-containing protein — protein MKETLQNTSKTWSWQEDSSVELPYLVSCEQDGKGEVVLLKLAISDTIEYDKYENLVSDNCSIYQITVSEASPHFLKLKRQLEIFSYEYRKLLNQIQAKHGKNCKILILPAVPVSIAVECGRVILPTKDPEIYACEYYREKGGFQRVLKIN, from the coding sequence GTGAAGGAAACTTTGCAGAATACGAGTAAAACTTGGTCTTGGCAAGAAGATTCAAGTGTTGAGTTACCTTATTTAGTTTCTTGCGAACAAGATGGGAAAGGCGAAGTTGTCTTACTGAAATTAGCCATTAGTGATACCATTGAGTATGATAAATATGAAAATTTAGTTTCTGATAATTGCAGTATCTATCAAATTACTGTATCTGAAGCATCACCACACTTTTTAAAATTAAAAAGACAACTTGAAATTTTTAGTTACGAATACCGTAAATTACTTAATCAAATACAAGCAAAACACGGAAAGAACTGCAAAATACTCATTTTGCCCGCAGTTCCCGTCTCAATAGCAGTAGAGTGTGGGAGAGTTATCTTACCGACAAAAGATCCTGAAATTTATGCTTGTGAATATTATAGGGAGAAAGGAGGATTTCAAAGAGTATTAAAAATAAACTGA
- a CDS encoding site-specific integrase — protein MVNNPELNNLPPIKLIALDVETASLTGRTASTRLPTDIRWVKVLEFLRSNNLAPNSRKLYERELKRFLAWSELHYHELRPRHLALYKEYLRDEIRTDVGKPLSKSSINAGIAALKSFFKWMCYTYPEIIATNPTLGIKLEKVPLPPAQSLTPEEMERVWSALELLGETKQRDTALVHILSHGLRAGEIVELNVGSFDGKLLFLPDTKTNEPRLVPLRKESREVVADYLQLRSQQGEVLNSDSPLMISHHASYKGERLSYYGIYFAVEKIGELAHIEDLHPHSFRHTYATDLILLGLDPTHARKLTGHHSDRAFRRYTLRGEQQAAITAYYRAIGEEEPE, from the coding sequence ATTGTGAATAACCCTGAACTAAATAATTTACCTCCGATTAAACTCATTGCTCTTGACGTTGAAACGGCATCGCTGACTGGGCGCACAGCGAGTACACGACTACCAACCGATATTCGGTGGGTAAAGGTGCTGGAATTTTTACGCAGCAATAACCTAGCGCCTAACAGTCGTAAGCTTTATGAACGCGAACTGAAGCGATTTTTGGCTTGGAGTGAACTACATTATCATGAACTGCGTCCACGTCACCTTGCGCTATATAAAGAATATCTCCGTGATGAAATACGGACTGATGTTGGTAAACCGCTTTCAAAAAGCAGCATTAATGCGGGAATTGCGGCACTCAAAAGCTTTTTCAAATGGATGTGTTACACGTATCCTGAAATTATTGCTACTAATCCTACACTGGGGATAAAACTGGAAAAAGTACCACTGCCACCAGCCCAGAGTTTGACCCCTGAAGAAATGGAACGGGTGTGGTCAGCGTTGGAATTGCTTGGAGAAACAAAGCAACGGGATACAGCACTGGTTCACATTCTCAGTCATGGGCTACGGGCTGGAGAAATTGTGGAGTTAAATGTTGGGTCGTTTGATGGTAAGTTACTGTTTTTACCAGATACCAAAACCAATGAACCGCGCTTAGTGCCACTGCGAAAAGAAAGCCGAGAAGTCGTGGCAGATTATTTACAATTGCGCTCACAGCAAGGAGAGGTGTTAAACAGCGACTCCCCACTGATGATTTCACACCATGCTTCATACAAGGGCGAACGCTTGAGTTATTACGGTATTTACTTTGCTGTAGAAAAAATCGGTGAATTAGCTCACATTGAGGATTTGCATCCTCACTCCTTTCGGCATACCTATGCTACGGATTTAATATTACTAGGTCTTGACCCAACTCATGCTCGTAAGCTAACAGGGCATCATAGTGACAGAGCTTTTCGGCGATATACACTTCGTGGCGAACAACAAGCTGCGATCACTGCCTACTATCGTGCGATTGGTGAAGAGGAGCCAGAGTAG
- a CDS encoding IS110 family transposase yields MKTPKSKSHLHRPSTNDTSDLRPINPNAAGIDIGSEFHWVSVPKDRASECVRRFGCYTADLYALADWLALCRVETVAMESTGVYWIALFQILETRGFEVKLVNAHHVKTLPGRKTDILDCQWLQQLHSYGLLSGSFRPEDQICVLRSYIRHRDSLIKSACVHIQRMQKALTQMNVQLHKVVSDITGTTGMAIIRAIVAGETDPQILAAKRHHRTKRSETEIAAALNGDYRNEHIFVLQQELQLYDVYQAQIAACDRQIQECLAQFSDKVNLDESPLPQPKHPRNKPQGNEPAFDLRTHLYRISGVDFTAINGLGILTVQTIISEVGLDPTRFPTVKNFTSWLGLCPCNRITGGKVKSSQTRLVVNSAANAFRMAAQTAGKSNSALGAFYRRLRSRLGTPKAITATAHKLARIFYRLWTSGGNYQDIGMDYYEQRYQERVINNLQKKALALGFELVPQPEANTVS; encoded by the coding sequence ATGAAAACACCAAAGTCCAAATCCCATTTACATCGACCAAGTACGAATGACACTTCCGATTTAAGACCTATCAACCCAAATGCAGCAGGTATTGATATCGGTTCAGAATTCCACTGGGTGAGTGTTCCAAAGGATAGAGCTTCCGAGTGTGTCAGACGTTTTGGCTGTTACACTGCTGACTTGTATGCTCTTGCTGATTGGCTAGCTCTTTGTCGAGTAGAAACTGTAGCAATGGAATCAACAGGGGTGTATTGGATTGCATTGTTTCAAATCTTGGAGACAAGAGGCTTTGAAGTCAAACTTGTCAACGCCCATCACGTTAAAACTTTACCTGGACGTAAAACTGATATTTTAGACTGTCAATGGTTGCAACAGTTGCATAGTTATGGATTATTGTCTGGTTCTTTTCGCCCGGAAGACCAGATTTGTGTTCTACGGAGTTATATCCGCCACCGGGATAGTCTTATCAAAAGTGCTTGTGTTCATATTCAACGGATGCAAAAAGCTTTAACCCAGATGAACGTGCAACTGCATAAGGTGGTTAGCGATATCACTGGTACTACTGGGATGGCAATTATTCGAGCAATTGTTGCTGGAGAAACAGACCCACAAATTTTGGCAGCGAAAAGACATCACCGTACTAAACGCTCTGAAACAGAAATTGCTGCTGCTTTAAATGGTGATTATCGCAATGAGCATATTTTTGTACTTCAACAGGAACTACAACTTTATGATGTCTATCAAGCTCAGATAGCCGCTTGCGATCGCCAAATACAGGAGTGCTTGGCTCAATTTAGTGACAAAGTTAATCTCGATGAATCTCCGCTTCCGCAACCAAAGCACCCTCGCAATAAACCTCAAGGCAATGAACCCGCTTTTGATTTACGTACCCATCTTTACCGAATTAGTGGCGTGGATTTTACTGCCATTAATGGTCTTGGTATCCTTACCGTACAAACCATTATTTCTGAGGTTGGTTTAGATCCTACCCGATTCCCAACTGTTAAAAACTTTACTTCCTGGCTTGGTCTTTGCCCTTGCAATCGCATCACTGGGGGTAAAGTGAAAAGTTCTCAAACTCGCTTGGTGGTTAACTCTGCTGCCAATGCTTTCCGAATGGCGGCACAAACAGCTGGCAAGAGCAATTCTGCCTTGGGTGCTTTTTATCGTCGCTTACGTTCTCGCCTTGGTACGCCCAAAGCTATCACTGCTACTGCTCATAAGCTGGCACGAATTTTCTATCGACTTTGGACATCTGGAGGTAACTATCAAGATATTGGCATGGATTATTATGAGCAACGTTACCAAGAACGGGTTATCAATAACCTCCAAAAAAAGGCTCTAGCTTTAGGTTTTGAGCTTGTTCCTCAGCCCGAAGCAAATACGGTTTCTTAG
- a CDS encoding IS630 family transposase: protein MPKPYSYDLRQKVIQAIELDGMNKSEAEGVFQISRNTINLWLERKASTGVTQALPNKHSCNGYKITDWEKFQKFVEVNGDKTQVDMAKLWSVEISERTISRALKKIGFTRKKTYGYQERDEVKRQEFREEIAMYKPESIVYIDEAGMDNREDYGYGXFELGQRFHALKSGRRQGRVNMIAACCNGKLFAPFTVEGACKRTVFERGRETCLIPSLKPGQIVIADNATFPSGGRIQELIESADCHLKYLPSYSPDLNKIEHCWSCLKSRIRKQLIQFDCLRNAMEDVLRPAS, encoded by the coding sequence ATGCCAAAACCCTACAGTTACGACTTACGTCAGAAGGTAATTCAGGCAATTGAGTTAGACGGGATGAACAAGAGTGAAGCGGAGGGAGTTTTTCAAATCAGTCGAAATACAATCAACCTTTGGCTTGAACGAAAAGCCAGCACGGGAGTAACCCAAGCGTTACCGAATAAACACTCTTGTAATGGGTATAAAATTACCGACTGGGAAAAATTTCAAAAATTTGTCGAGGTTAATGGGGATAAAACTCAAGTAGATATGGCCAAATTATGGTCGGTAGAAATTAGCGAGCGCACAATATCAAGAGCCTTAAAGAAAATTGGGTTCACTCGAAAAAAAACTTATGGTTATCAAGAACGAGATGAAGTTAAACGACAAGAATTTAGAGAAGAAATAGCGATGTACAAACCAGAGTCAATAGTCTATATAGATGAAGCTGGAATGGATAATAGAGAAGATTATGGCTATGGTNNNTTTGAATTAGGTCAGCGATTTCATGCACTTAAAAGTGGCAGGAGACAAGGACGGGTTAATATGATTGCTGCCTGTTGTAATGGGAAATTATTCGCTCCATTTACTGTAGAGGGTGCTTGTAAGCGAACTGTCTTTGAAAGAGGAAGAGAAACTTGTTTAATACCATCGTTAAAACCTGGACAAATAGTGATTGCAGATAACGCCACATTTCCTTCCGGCGGACGTATTCAAGAATTAATTGAATCGGCAGACTGTCACTTAAAATACTTGCCATCCTATTCACCTGATCTTAATAAAATTGAGCATTGTTGGTCATGCTTAAAAAGCCGAATTCGTAAACAACTAATTCAATTTGACTGTCTTCGGAATGCTATGGAAGATGTACTTCGCCCAGCGTCCTAA
- a CDS encoding CopG family transcriptional regulator — protein MNKKWAIKRITINLASAESEKLEKYCTSTGRPATDVIRELIRSLSITELSASEQTIPTLKYDVPILK, from the coding sequence ATGAACAAAAAATGGGCTATCAAACGAATCACAATAAATCTCGCATCTGCTGAAAGCGAAAAACTTGAAAAATATTGTACAAGTACAGGTAGACCTGCAACTGATGTGATTCGGGAGTTAATTCGCTCTCTCTCCATAACCGAGTTGTCAGCGTCTGAACAGACTATACCTACCCTAAAATATGATGTTCCCATTCTGAAATAA
- a CDS encoding DNA cytosine methyltransferase: MTKSVIFELSAIPEKFLEKGVKDSQCESVGCLYPYLKNKKLLDGSTFIKRAKSKKTSPKLDVCKNFDDTKLKPVLPDDAPIAIVLFAGGGKIEAGMVQAGIRPVIAVEFDPTKPDLSRAIAKTHHHNFSEYGCRVVQLTVQEVVQSGFIGFPRRPDYLHASPVCANFSQAHTAKAGKGGETADDLTAAIAVAEAIRQLQPRVFTLENVPRYQNSQSFSIILSALEQEGYSVDYSMVNMADFGLPQARRRLVLVASKGFQVALPTEXKPIGWYSAIAHLIPAMADSHLLPKQQQALEEFLAGNPPTPLLIQRVGGRSQSKYKPGHLPCNTILRSHFTDHKGCNRSKFADIWLPDGIVKSLSIQGAAILQGFPSWYEFPPETATAGSIIGYSVPPSFATQLFMSAQSYSYVGNS, encoded by the coding sequence ATGACTAAATCAGTAATATTTGAGTTATCTGCAATACCCGAAAAATTCTTAGAGAAAGGGGTTAAAGACTCACAATGCGAATCGGTTGGATGTTTATATCCGTACCTCAAAAATAAAAAGTTACTTGATGGGTCAACCTTTATCAAGAGAGCGAAATCCAAAAAGACATCACCAAAATTAGATGTTTGCAAAAATTTTGATGACACAAAATTAAAACCAGTTTTGCCAGATGATGCACCGATCGCCATAGTACTGTTCGCTGGGGGCGGTAAAATTGAAGCCGGGATGGTGCAAGCCGGGATTCGTCCAGTCATTGCGGTGGAGTTCGACCCCACAAAACCAGACTTGAGCAGGGCGATCGCCAAAACTCATCACCACAACTTCAGCGAATACGGGTGTAGAGTCGTCCAACTAACAGTACAAGAAGTAGTACAGTCAGGATTCATAGGTTTTCCCCGCCGCCCCGATTATCTCCACGCCTCTCCGGTGTGCGCCAACTTCAGTCAAGCCCATACAGCTAAAGCGGGTAAGGGTGGGGAAACGGCTGACGACTTGACCGCAGCGATCGCAGTAGCAGAAGCTATTCGACAGTTGCAACCACGGGTGTTTACGCTGGAGAATGTGCCGCGTTATCAGAACAGTCAGAGTTTCAGTATTATCCTGTCAGCTTTGGAGCAAGAGGGGTACTCGGTCGATTACAGCATGGTCAACATGGCTGACTTTGGGTTGCCCCAGGCGCGGCGACGGTTAGTTCTGGTTGCAAGCAAGGGTTTTCAGGTTGCCCTACCCACAGAGATNAAACCTATCGGTTGGTACTCAGCGATCGCCCATCTCATCCCCGCAATGGCTGATTCACACCTGCTGCCCAAACAGCAACAAGCTTTGGAGGAATTTTTAGCCGGAAATCCACCAACACCACTGCTAATACAAAGAGTTGGGGGACGTTCACAGTCTAAGTACAAACCTGGGCATCTACCTTGCAACACTATCTTGCGATCGCACTTCACCGATCACAAGGGCTGCAACCGTAGTAAGTTCGCTGATATTTGGTTGCCTGATGGAATAGTTAAATCTTTGTCAATTCAAGGTGCAGCCATTTTACAAGGTTTTCCGTCTTGGTATGAGTTCCCGCCTGAGACTGCTACGGCGGGGTCGATTATCGGCTATTCTGTGCCTCCCAGTTTTGCGACTCAATTATTCATGTCGGCACAAAGTTATAGCTATGTAGGCAATAGCTAA
- a CDS encoding ASCH domain-containing protein has product MKALSVRQPWAWAIIYALKNIENRGWPINYRGDILIHAAKTCTKKEYQLAREFCQSMEVVIPDLISLRRGQVIGIVTIVDCKFSPVASGWGMPEQYHWKLENPREITPIPYIGRLGIFEVPDDLVIEVAA; this is encoded by the coding sequence ATGAAAGCACTTTCAGTCCGTCAGCCTTGGGCATGGGCAATCATTTATGCTCTCAAAAACATAGAAAACCGTGGCTGGCCTATCAATTATCGCGGCGATATTCTGATTCATGCAGCCAAGACTTGTACCAAGAAAGAGTACCAGCTAGCAAGAGAATTTTGTCAAAGCATGGAGGTAGTAATCCCAGATTTAATCTCTCTACGTCGCGGTCAAGTTATTGGCATTGTCACAATAGTTGATTGCAAGTTTTCACCAGTTGCGTCTGGCTGGGGGATGCCTGAGCAATACCACTGGAAGCTGGAGAATCCGCGAGAGATTACACCGATTCCTTACATTGGGCGGTTGGGGATTTTTGAAGTGCCAGATGATTTGGTCATAGAGGTGGCTGCATGA